A DNA window from Scomber japonicus isolate fScoJap1 chromosome 14, fScoJap1.pri, whole genome shotgun sequence contains the following coding sequences:
- the LOC128373309 gene encoding rho GTPase-activating protein gacO has product LKREKKEQKEHDKREKERLKKENKEREDGEKKEKDRKTSEGREEGKKGGRKEEGR; this is encoded by the exons ctgaagagagaaaagaaagagcagaAAGAACATgataagagagagaaggaacggttaaagaaagaaaataaggagagggaagatggagagaaaaaagagaaggacagaaaga CATCA gaagggagggaggaaggaaagaaagggggaaggaaggaagaaggaagg